The genomic stretch TTATTCCGAAAAATAAAATGAAAATAAGCGAAAGGGTGCATCGCTGAATCAGAGCCATCAAACTATCACCATCCTCTTGAGTATTCTGATGCACAGTCAAGGCAAACTTTTTTGCCATCATGCAGGCGAATTTTTTGTTCAGCAGCGGTTTCACCGCATTGTTCGCAGGTCACGCTTTTGAAAATTCGGGCCTTGGAGGGCGGTTCATAGGAAGGCTCACTAAAGGCGAAGACTTCTTCTATCGGCAGGGTCATAAGCTCCTGTTGAAAGGTTGCCCTGTCCATTGTTTCATGGTTAAACTGCTTAATCAGGCGAAGTCGCAGTTTTTTTCCTTTATCTCGGAGGAAAAAGCTGAAGGCCTGTTTACCCCGATCTCGAAAGATCAGGTTGCCCTTACCCAGGGTGCAGCCGGTGAGGAATTGGATAGCATCCAGACCGCAGGCATCGTTTTCCGTGACACAGACCAATTCTTCGTCCTGAGAAAAAGTAATCCCCAGCCGTTCACGGGCGGCCATGGCGGCGCGAAAACCGATGGCCAAGCCGGGACATTCATGGCCGTGGAAGTCCACACATTGTTTCCAGTCATCTTGTTGAGGTAAGCACATTGCAGGATCTCCTTGCTGTCTATGGATAAGTGGTAATTTAAAACATTTTTATCTCGCCTGTACAATGGGGCAGATAATTTAGTTGTGTTGTAGTTGCCGTAGGGGGCGTTTGCGAACGACTCCTACCTCAACCCGTTTACATATCCAACGTAAACCGCAACCAGAAGGTCTGTCCCGGACTGACAGCATAATTGGTGGTATCGTAGCCGCTCCACACGGCCTGACTGTAATGCTCATCAAAAAGATTATCCACATCCAGGTTGATCCGCCAGGTATCGCCGTTATCGGTTAATCCTTCATATCCCAGCGAGGCATCGGTTACATCGTAGCCGCCATAGGAGATAGTGTTGGCACCGTCAACAGAGTAGCTGTCAACATGACGCCATTTGATCCTGCCGCTGAAGCCGGAAGCAGCCTGATAGCGAAGACCGAGATTGGTGGTATACTCGGGTACGCCGGTGATTTCTTTCCCCACCATTGCGGCATCCGGGTTACTGGTGATTTCAGTGTTTATCATGGTGAGATCGCCGAACACCTCAAAGCCGGGTATTCCCGGACGCAGGGTTGCAGATAACTCCATCCCTTCCCGTCGGGTTTCTCCCAGATTGGCATAGGTCCCGGAACCGGAAGGATATTCCTGAACCTCGTCTTCCGTATCAATCAGGAAAAGCGTAAGATCGGCGGTCAGAAAATCACCCGGCTCGAAGAGCAGACCTGTCTCGTACTGATGCACCGTTGTCGCGGTATCACCGGCAGCTGAATTATATTTGAGCACATCTGAGGGAAGGGCAAAACCTTGGGTGTAACTTGCCCGGAAATCCAGGCTTTCATGCAGGCTACTGAGAAAACCGATTTTCGGGCTCAGATGATTATAATTGTTCATGTCCGAGGTCGAGGGGGTTGCACCGGGATCGTCATTCGCATATTCCCCGGAAAAGGTATCGTAGCGGAGCCCCAGCCACGGCTTGAAAAGAGGGTGCAGAGCGTAATCCGCCTGACCGAACAGGGAGACGGTGTTGATGGTGAAATCCCGATCCTGGGTTTGGGCGGTACAGACGCGGTTTTCCGTATTAAAGCGGGTCCATTCCGTCGCCTCGTGCAGGTACTCTATCCCGGCGACCCCGTTCAGTTTTCGTTCGCCATAGATTCCGGTAAAATTATAGCTTGTTCCGCTGCCGTAGACCATTCGATCATAAAAACGTTCTGTCTGTCCGCCGGGATCATAACCGAATTTGGCAAAGCGGATGAAGTCCTGCTGGGTGGCATAGGCCCAGGCAAGAACCCGTCGGTTTTCGTCTAAGGTATAGCCCAGATCAAGACGCTCGGTGGTAAAGGATTTATCGCCCCCATCGTCCTCGGCGTTGATTGCCTGATGGCGGGCCGCCTCTTTGTCGTCAAACTGGTCTTTGGGGATGTAACCGGGTGCATCCCATTCCGAGGCATGAACCCGGACAGAAACAGCCGCATCCAGTTCG from Candidatus Electrothrix communis encodes the following:
- a CDS encoding TonB-dependent receptor, with the protein product MHQRSGRRKIFNTLALTAIIMPHMVQASSSRDSDQAILMDEITVKGEAITAADQPATVNLVDMEEVQEIKLSQPEEILEEVPGIEIHRYGMGGVANEFTIRGFKNAGHGGDAAIAVDGILLNEGESHADGYADMNIIIPLELDRVEVFKGPSSPLFGNFARGGAISFHTRKSGEYNTLQTTAGSYDSYDFQHAFGHGLSDTLQLNTALQYASTGGYQDNSSWLRGNFSGRLGWQATPELDAAVSVRVHASEWDAPGYIPKDQFDDKEAARHQAINAEDDGGDKSFTTERLDLGYTLDENRRVLAWAYATQQDFIRFAKFGYDPGGQTERFYDRMVYGSGTSYNFTGIYGERKLNGVAGIEYLHEATEWTRFNTENRVCTAQTQDRDFTINTVSLFGQADYALHPLFKPWLGLRYDTFSGEYANDDPGATPSTSDMNNYNHLSPKIGFLSSLHESLDFRASYTQGFALPSDVLKYNSAAGDTATTVHQYETGLLFEPGDFLTADLTLFLIDTEDEVQEYPSGSGTYANLGETRREGMELSATLRPGIPGFEVFGDLTMINTEITSNPDAAMVGKEITGVPEYTTNLGLRYQAASGFSGRIKWRHVDSYSVDGANTISYGGYDVTDASLGYEGLTDNGDTWRINLDVDNLFDEHYSQAVWSGYDTTNYAVSPGQTFWLRFTLDM
- a CDS encoding FmdE family protein — its product is MCLPQQDDWKQCVDFHGHECPGLAIGFRAAMAARERLGITFSQDEELVCVTENDACGLDAIQFLTGCTLGKGNLIFRDRGKQAFSFFLRDKGKKLRLRLIKQFNHETMDRATFQQELMTLPIEEVFAFSEPSYEPPSKARIFKSVTCEQCGETAAEQKIRLHDGKKVCLDCASEYSRGW